In Nilaparvata lugens isolate BPH chromosome 5, ASM1435652v1, whole genome shotgun sequence, the following proteins share a genomic window:
- the LOC120351351 gene encoding uncharacterized protein LOC120351351 isoform X2, which yields MEKLRPLLLPKFFDGKDEEFDIDDFFNYFEKVALANGWDEKDNLLYLRFCLKGSAEKYFDVIENDLTRQDKFEYMPVKEKLVNFYRSPLKLWKLEKELDTCSMEFEEDGRDFVARVLSLCRKVDSNMHESRIIRIILRGLSSNIFERIIMLSNSTIVELYKNIEKYELSCQYLNEWKFGQVQVINDIMEPEFEELLEIGNEFENENCLENAIICDDFDSCNYYVSNEVDVYCHVSNFEIENGLDEVLICNDCDLNEEDIIYKEDKDREMIKEELSDLSESDLDFSFTIDNRPFEHFVNSGMRNDCESRGVKMHQNVSLVNNRTNRKRRRKKCKVCGKHNHFTRNCFYNVNYAYRVYKRMHRICEKEGYDIRVCSFDGRKFSENARRKKAYFTDRTQEFSTRHIDENVLDGGPSNIDNSRNELGGCIVTESGSTLEGVRHNGIYVRRNYSNTDDKKYSISHKHEIDLVDIKINYSQKCGSANNGVERNITDSCYLELKSITDDNKHFVNKMNESIIIDKQEPGHGNSILNRLQKKCESAICVNSEGENTESDLNYCNYPKDMKNNKIETDGIVINESSVEKYDDIILNSLESVSQLSVNSDEIFIETIILERFEKRTQTQQTQRKYYMRQYC from the exons atggaaaaacttagaccgttactattaccgaaattttttgatggaaaagatgaagaatttgacattgatgattttttcaactattttgaaaaggttGCCTTAGCGAACGGTTGGGAtgaaaaagataatttattatacttgcggttttgtttgaaaggaagtgctgagaaatattttgacgttattgagaatgatttgactcgacaggacaaatttgaatatatgccagtgaaagaaaaattggTTAATTTCTATCGATCTCCTCTCAAATTGTGGAAACTAGAAAAGGAATTAGATACTTGTAGCatggaatttgaagaagatgGTAGAGATTTTGTAGCACGAGTCTTATCCCTATGTAGAAAAGTAGATTCGAATATGCATGAATCTCGGATTATCAGGATAATTTTAAGAGGTttgtcttcaaatatatttgaaagaattataatgttatcaa atagtactattgtagaattgtataaaaatattgagaaatatgaattatcatgtcagtatttgaatgaGTGGAAATTTGGACAGGTGCAAGTAATTAATGATATTATGGAACCAGAATTTGAAGAActattggaaatcggaaatgagtttgaaaatgagaattgtttagaaaatgctattatctgtgatgattttgattcttgtaattattatgtttcaaatgaagtgGATGTATATTGTCATGTTAGTAACTTCGAGATTGAAAATGGGTTGGATGAAGTTCTTATTTGTAATGATTGTGATTTGAATGAGGAAGATATAATTTACAAAGAGGATAAAGATAGGGAAATGATTAAGGAAGAGTTATCAGATTTATCGGAAAGTGATTTGGATTTCTCTTTTACGATTGATAACAGGCCgtttgaacattttgtgaactcTGGTATGCGTAATGATTGTGAATCTAGAGGAGTCAAGATGCATCAGAATGTTAGTCTCGTGAATAATAGGactaatagaaaaagaagacgtaAGAAATGTAAAGTTTGTGGtaaacataatcattttacGCGGAATTGTTTTTACAACGTTAATTATGCTTATCGGGTTTATAAAAGGATGCATAGAATTTGTGAAAAAGAAGGCTATGATATTAGAGTGTGTTCTTTTGATGGCAGAAAGTTTTCGGAAAATGCTAGACGTAAGAAAGCATATTTTACTGATAGGACACAGGAGTTTAGTACTAggcatattgatgaaaatgttttagacGGCGGTccatcaaatattgataattcaaggAATGAATTAGGAGGTTGTATAGTCACTGAATCAGGTTCTACTTTGGAAGGTGTTAGGCACAATGGGATATATGTTAGAAGAAACTATTCTAATACTGAtgataagaaatattcaatctccCATAAACACGAGATTGATCTTGtagatattaaaattaattatagccAGAAATGTGGATCAGCAAATAATGGTGTTGAACGAAATATTACTGACTCATGCTACTTGGAGCTGAAAAGTATTACTGAcgataataaacattttgttaacaagatgaatgaatcaataatcatCGATAAACAAGAACCAGGCCATGGAAATAGTATATTGAAccgattacagaaaaaatgtgaaTCAGCGATTTGTGTGAACAGTGAAGGTGAAAATACAGAGtcagatttgaattattgtaattatccgaaagatatgaagaataataaaattgaaactgatGGAATTGTTATTAATGAGAGTTCGGTAGAGAAATATGAtgacataattttgaatagtttggaaAGCGTGTCCCAGTTAAGCGTTAATAgcgatgaaatatttattgaaacaataattctgGAGAGGTTTGAAAAACGAACTCAGACTCAGCAGACTCAGCGAAAGTATTACATGAGACAATATTGCTAG
- the LOC120351351 gene encoding uncharacterized protein LOC120351351 isoform X1: MEKLRPLLLPKFFDGKDEEFDIDDFFNYFEKVALANGWDEKDNLLYLRFCLKGSAEKYFDVIENDLTRQDKFEYMPVKEKLVNFYRSPLKLWKLEKELDTCSMEFEEDGRDFVARVLSLCRKVDSNMHESRIIRIILRGLSSNIFERIIMLSNSTIVELYKNIEKYELSCQYLNEWKFGQVQVINDIMEPEFEELLEIGNEFENENCLENAIICDDFDSCNYYVSNEVDVYCHVSNFEIENGLDEVLICNDCDLNEEDIIYKEDKDREMIKEELSDLSESDLDFSFTIDNRPFEHFVNSGMRNDCESRGVKMHQNVSLVNNRTNRKRRRKKCKVCGKHNHFTRNCFYNVNYAYRVYKRMHRICEKEGYDIRVCSFDGRKFSENARRKKAYFTDRTQEFSTRHIDENVLDGGPSNIDNSRNELGGCIVTESGSTLEGVRHNGIYVRRNYSNTDDKKYSISHKHEIDLVDIKINYSQKCGSANNGVERNITDSCYLELKSITDDNKHFVNKMNESIIIDKQEPGHGNSILNRLQKKCESAICVNSEGENTESDLNYCNYPKDMKNNKIETDGIVINESSVEKYDDIILNSLESVSQLSVNSDEIFIETIILERFEKRTQTQQTQRKYYMRQYC, translated from the exons atggaaaaacttagaccgttactattaccgaaattttttgatggaaaagatgaagaatttgacattgatgattttttcaactattttgaaaaggttGCCTTAGCGAACGGTTGGGAtgaaaaagataatttattatacttgcggttttgtttgaaaggaagtgctgagaaatattttgacgttattgagaatgatttgactcgacaggacaaatttgaatatatgccagtgaaagaaaaattggTTAATTTCTATCGATCTCCTCTCAAATTGTGGAAACTAGAAAAGGAATTAGATACTTGTAGCatggaatttgaagaagatgGTAGAGATTTTGTAGCACGAGTCTTATCCCTATGTAGAAAAGTAGATTCGAATATGCATGAATCTCGGATTATCAGGATAATTTTAAGAGGTttgtcttcaaatatatttgaaagaattataatgttatcaaatagtactattgtagaattgtataaaaatattgagaaatatgaattatcatgtcagtatttgaatgaGTGGAAATTTGGACAGGTGCAAGTAATTAATGATATTATGGAACCAGAATTTGAAGAActattggaaatcggaaatgagtttgaaaatgagaattgtttagaaaatgctattatctgtgatgattttgattcttgtaattattatgtttcaaatgaagtgGATGTATATTGTCATGTTAGTAACTTCGAGATTGAAAATGGGTTGGATGAAGTTCTTATTTGTAATGATTGTGATTTGAATGAGGAAGATATAATTTACAAAGAGGATAAAGATAGGGAAATGATTAAGGAAGAGTTATCAGATTTATCGGAAAGTGATTTGGATTTCTCTTTTACGATTGATAACAGGCCgtttgaacattttgtgaactcTGGTATGCGTAATGATTGTGAATCTAGAGGAGTCAAGATGCATCAGAATGTTAGTCTCGTGAATAATAGGactaatagaaaaagaagacgtaAGAAATGTAAAGTTTGTGGtaaacataatcattttacGCGGAATTGTTTTTACAACGTTAATTATGCTTATCGGGTTTATAAAAGGATGCATAGAATTTGTGAAAAAGAAGGCTATGATATTAGAGTGTGTTCTTTTGATGGCAGAAAGTTTTCGGAAAATGCTAGACGTAAGAAAGCATATTTTACTGATAGGACACAGGAGTTTAGTACTAggcatattgatgaaaatgttttagacGGCGGTccatcaaatattgataattcaaggAATGAATTAGGAGGTTGTATAGTCACTGAATCAGGTTCTACTTTGGAAGGTGTTAGGCACAATGGGATATATGTTAGAAGAAACTATTCTAATACTGAtgataagaaatattcaatctccCATAAACACGAGATTGATCTTGtagatattaaaattaattatagccAGAAATGTGGATCAGCAAATAATG GTGTTGAACGAAATATTACTGACTCATGCTACTTGGAGCTGAAAAGTATTACTGAcgataataaacattttgttaacaagatgaatgaatcaataatcatCGATAAACAAGAACCAGGCCATGGAAATAGTATATTGAAccgattacagaaaaaatgtgaaTCAGCGATTTGTGTGAACAGTGAAGGTGAAAATACAGAGtcagatttgaattattgtaattatccgaaagatatgaagaataataaaattgaaactgatGGAATTGTTATTAATGAGAGTTCGGTAGAGAAATATGAtgacataattttgaatagtttggaaAGCGTGTCCCAGTTAAGCGTTAATAgcgatgaaatatttattgaaacaataattctgGAGAGGTTTGAAAAACGAACTCAGACTCAGCAGACTCAGCGAAAGTATTACATGAGACAATATTGCTAG